The DNA sequence CCACGCTGATGATCGGCACCTCATCCCCGCCCGGCGTCCGGAGCAGGTAGCCTTCGATGTCCGTAATCGAGTTCCGCTCTTCCGCGGGCAACCGGGCATAAACTCGTACCTCTTCCCGGCCGCGCTGCACCCGGACGGCTTCCGCGCCGAAGAACGCGGCCCTCGCCTGGCCGGCCAACTCTTGCACGGTGAAACCGAGGGTCCGCGCTTCGGGCCGCAACTCCAGCTGAACTTCCGGGATGCCCGGAGCGTGATCCGACCGTATGTCGTAGACGCCTCTCACGCTGCGGAGTCCGTCGACCACCGAGTTGGCGATCCGGGCGAGGCGCTCCGGGGCCGGATGTGACAGTACGACCTCGACCGGGTTCCCCAGGGTGAAGATCTCGCCGCTGAAGGTGATGCCGCGGACGTAGGGCAGCACACCCACCTCCTCCCGCCACGCCTGCACGACTTCTCCAGTGGAGATCCGTCTCTGCTGCGCACCGAGGAGTTTGAACTCGATGGTGGCGATATTGGCCTGCGGATTGACGGTGGGCTGCGGGTTGAGTCCGCCCTCGAGTCTCGATCCCAGTCCGACGGTCAGCGTGACGCCGGTCAGCAGCGGCGGCGCGTCCGCGGGCCGGCTGCGAGAGAGTTGTTCGATGACCCGGTGGCCCGCAGCCTCCAGCTCCCGCGCGACTTCGTACGTTCTCGGAGCGGTGGCCCCATCGGGCATCTCCAGCACCACCGTCACGATATCGCCCTCCACGTCGTCGGCCAGCGTGGTGGGGACGATTCCCGCGGGCAACAGGGAAATGCTCAGCACGAGCATGCCAACGGCCCCCGTCATCGTCACGCCGGGCCGGCCCGTGGCGAACCGCAGGGCCCGGTCCAGGGGCCCCTGTACGAACCGTTGCAGTTGAGCGTCGACACGACTCTGGAGTCGCGAGAAGAATCGGTCGAAGGCATTGCCCGGCATCCATTCCGGACCGGGCAGGTGGGACAGGTGGTTCGGCAGGACGAACAGCGATTCCACCAGCGAAACCAGCAGCATGGCGATCATGATGATCGGCAGGGCCCGCCATACGTCACCGACGCCCCCCGGAATGAACAGCAGCGGGACGAAAGCCACCACCGAAGTGAGGACCGCGAACGTCAACGGCACCTTGATCCGCCGGACGCCGCGGATCGCGGCCGCGACCCCGGGGGTTCCCTGATTGCGTTCGTGTTGAATGTGCTCCGCCACAACGATGGCGTCGTCAACGACGATCCCAATGGCGAGGACAAAGGAGAAGAGGCTGATCGTGTTGATCGCCACGTCGAACGCCATCATGACGGCGAGGGCGCCTACGCCCGAAACGGCGAGGCCCACCGCAACCCACAGGGCAAGCCGAACCTGGAGGAACAGGCTCAGCGCGACCAACACCAGCAACAAACCCAGAATGCCGTTCTTCAGAAGCAGATCGGCGCGTTCCTCGTAGGCCTGGGATTCGTCGTTCCACAAGGTGATGCCCACGCCGTCCGGCAAGGCCGGGATCACCTCGTTCGCCAGGTGCTCGCGGACCGTCGTGGCCACATCCATCACCTGCTCGCCGCCAGCCCGGTAAACCTCGACGAATACGGCGGGCTGGTCCTGATGGCGGACGATCAGGTCTGCCTCCTGGAACCCGTCTTGGACCTCGGCGATGTCGCCGAGGCGCACGACCGTGCCGTCGCGGCCGCTGAGAAGGACGATCTCCTCGAAGTCCTGCTGGTCGTAGTTCTGCCCGAGAGTCCGCACTCGAACCTGGGATTCCCGCGTATCGATGCTGCCGGCCGACAAGTCGAGGGAACTGCGGCGGATCGCGCCGGCAACGTCGGTAAGCGAGAGTCCCAGGGCCCTGAGCCGCTGAAGCGGCACCTCGATGGAGATCTCGTAGTTCCGGACCCCGCTGACCTCGACCTGGGAGACGGAAGGTAGCGTGGTAAGGTCGTCCTCGATCCGATGCGCCAGTTCCTTCAGCGAGCGCTCGGAGACGTCGCCGTGGACGATGAGCCGCATCATGCTGAAGCGGTTGTCCATCTCCTGGAAACGGGGACGTTCGGCTCCGGCCGGGAACGACTGGATGCGATTGACGGCAGATTCTATTTCGTCCAGGGCCCGATCCATGTCCGTACCGGAATCCATCTGGATCCGCACGGAGGCAATGCCGGGTGCCGCCAGGGACTTGACCGCCGCCACGTCATCGAGCCCGCTGACCTGGTCCTCGATCTTGACGACGATCGACTCCTCGATCTCCTCCGGCGTGGCACCGGGGTAGGCCATCGAGACTTCGATGTGGTAGAAGGGGGTGACAGGCCAGGCTTCCCGCTCGAGGCCGGTCAGGGACACGAGTCCGGCCGCGACGATGCCCATCATCAGGAGATTGGCCGCGATACCGTTGCTGGCCATGTAGGCGAGCGGGCCGGACCGCTCGCGACGGGCGTCCGGTTCGGGACCCGCGTCGGGATTCATCGCGCCGGTTCGGTCTGGACGCGCATCCCTTCGGTGGCGAACTGAAGTCCACCGGTGATTACCGCCTGGCCGCCTCGCAGGGCGCCGGTGACGAACACTGCATCGTTGGCGCGTTGCAGCACCTGAACCGGAACGATGTTCACGACGCCGTCGCGGTCCGCCGTCCAGACTTCGTTGCCGGGTTGCAGCGCCGCTCGCGGGATCTGGAAGTAGTCCTCCGGTGAGAGTCCCTCGATCTCCACCTCCACGAACTTGCCGACCAGCAACGGAGGATCGCTCCCGACAGCGGCGGACGGGCCCGCCGGCGCGCTTGGGTCGAACGGGTCCGGCACGCGCACGATCACGTCGATGGTGCGTGTCTGCGCGTCAACGGAACTCTCCCCCCGATCCACGTAACCCTCCCAGGAGTACATCGCCTCCCCGTAATGGGCGATCACGCGAGCCGCTACGTCCCGTGCCCCGTCGCCCGCCTCGAGCCCCCACAATCCGGGGACCAGGGCGGCGTCGGCATCGGAGAGGGGCACGACGACCTCCACCGCCGCCGAAGCGAAGAGGCGTCCGACGGGCTGCCCGGGGTTCACGACCTGCCCCGGATCGACGGATTCCTCGCGCACGAAGCCATCGAACGGCGCGGTGACCCGGGTCCTGGAGAGCGCAAGTCTCGCCTCGTCAAGCCGCGCTCGATCCCGGCTCAGCGCGGCGCTGGCCGCTTCCATCTGAGGCTCCCGCAGCGTGAGCGGACTCGCCTCGGCCGGCGGAGGCCCCGTCTCGCGCCGCTCCACGTACAGTTCATACTGGGCACTGGCGATCGTTGCCCGTTCCTGTTCCTCGAGGAAGGCGACGCGGCTTGCCGCGACGTTCGCTTCCGCTACCTGTACGCGGTACTCGTAATCGGCTTCTTCGATGCGGAAGAGCGTCTGGCCCGCCTCGACGCGCCCTCCGCTCTGGAACCGCGGATTGACCCAGACGACCTTGCCGCCCACCTGCGGTGCGACATCGATCTCCTCGCTTGGCCGCACGGTGCCGGATCCGAACACGGGTATCGCGCCCGATCCGGCCACAACACTGGCCGTTTGCGCAAACGGGATCTGGGGGGGTGGTTCCTGGCTTTCCGGTTCGGGGGCCAGCGAGAGCATTAGTGCCGCGACCGCAATCGTACCGACGATGATCACGGCGATGATCCGGAGACTGGATCCGAACAGCAATCTGCGCAGCATTGTGCCTTATCCCATGGAGTCGAGGAGCGCCGGCTTGAGCATAGGAATCTACGGTTTGTTCGGTCAACGGGACGGAACCTACCCGGGCGAACGGTCGCGGAGCACGCGTACGACGCGGCCGTCGGAATCGACGACCTGCACCGGACCTCTGAGGACGTCATCGCCCAAGTCGACCACGCGGCCGGGTTTCTCGTCCGCGGCGCCGACGCCGGGGAGCGTATACGGCTCCGCCAGGCTCGCGTCGACCTCGTAACCCAGGTCGGCCAGCGACCGGATCGTGATCGCGCTGAGGGTCTCCCGGACTCCGAGCCTGT is a window from the Candidatus Palauibacter australiensis genome containing:
- a CDS encoding efflux RND transporter permease subunit, whose translation is MNPDAGPEPDARRERSGPLAYMASNGIAANLLMMGIVAAGLVSLTGLEREAWPVTPFYHIEVSMAYPGATPEEIEESIVVKIEDQVSGLDDVAAVKSLAAPGIASVRIQMDSGTDMDRALDEIESAVNRIQSFPAGAERPRFQEMDNRFSMMRLIVHGDVSERSLKELAHRIEDDLTTLPSVSQVEVSGVRNYEISIEVPLQRLRALGLSLTDVAGAIRRSSLDLSAGSIDTRESQVRVRTLGQNYDQQDFEEIVLLSGRDGTVVRLGDIAEVQDGFQEADLIVRHQDQPAVFVEVYRAGGEQVMDVATTVREHLANEVIPALPDGVGITLWNDESQAYEERADLLLKNGILGLLLVLVALSLFLQVRLALWVAVGLAVSGVGALAVMMAFDVAINTISLFSFVLAIGIVVDDAIVVAEHIQHERNQGTPGVAAAIRGVRRIKVPLTFAVLTSVVAFVPLLFIPGGVGDVWRALPIIMIAMLLVSLVESLFVLPNHLSHLPGPEWMPGNAFDRFFSRLQSRVDAQLQRFVQGPLDRALRFATGRPGVTMTGAVGMLVLSISLLPAGIVPTTLADDVEGDIVTVVLEMPDGATAPRTYEVARELEAAGHRVIEQLSRSRPADAPPLLTGVTLTVGLGSRLEGGLNPQPTVNPQANIATIEFKLLGAQQRRISTGEVVQAWREEVGVLPYVRGITFSGEIFTLGNPVEVVLSHPAPERLARIANSVVDGLRSVRGVYDIRSDHAPGIPEVQLELRPEARTLGFTVQELAGQARAAFFGAEAVRVQRGREEVRVYARLPAEERNSITDIEGYLLRTPGGDEVPIISVASLIPGVSPSALRRRDGQRVVTVTADVDVSVISGDEANEILAGSILADLAAAEPGLTYTFGGEQQQQLESIDALYRGFAVALILIFALLAIPLRSYTKPFIIMAVIPFAITEIYPAYSPHQ
- a CDS encoding efflux RND transporter periplasmic adaptor subunit; translated protein: MLRRLLFGSSLRIIAVIIVGTIAVAALMLSLAPEPESQEPPPQIPFAQTASVVAGSGAIPVFGSGTVRPSEEIDVAPQVGGKVVWVNPRFQSGGRVEAGQTLFRIEEADYEYRVQVAEANVAASRVAFLEEQERATIASAQYELYVERRETGPPPAEASPLTLREPQMEAASAALSRDRARLDEARLALSRTRVTAPFDGFVREESVDPGQVVNPGQPVGRLFASAAVEVVVPLSDADAALVPGLWGLEAGDGARDVAARVIAHYGEAMYSWEGYVDRGESSVDAQTRTIDVIVRVPDPFDPSAPAGPSAAVGSDPPLLVGKFVEVEIEGLSPEDYFQIPRAALQPGNEVWTADRDGVVNIVPVQVLQRANDAVFVTGALRGGQAVITGGLQFATEGMRVQTEPAR